The Nitrospiria bacterium genome includes a window with the following:
- a CDS encoding glucose-1-phosphate adenylyltransferase: MSRPRILAMVMAGGEGRRLYPLTAERSKPAVPFGGRYRIVDFVLSNLVNSGIHAVYLLVQYKSQSLIEHVRRSWILSPMLPDHFVTVVPPQMRTGPEWFQGTADAVYQNINLFDRHHPDFVAVFGADHIYRMDVRQMAEFHLERNADVTVAALPVPLGQASSFGIISADEDGRIRGFDEKPEHPAAMPGDPTRAYASMGNYLFTTNMLTAALNEAHRQGERDFGRHVIPRLSKTHRVFAYDFFSNQIPGLYPYEEKGYWRDVGSIGAYYAAHRDLLGTQAKFETFNTQWPIYSSNYQGPVAKVIRGEIENSSLGAGTVVNGATVRNSIVRREVWLEEDVVVEDSIVMDYVSIRRGARLRRAIVDRYNVLDAGMRLGYDPEEDRSRHHLDASGIVVVRRGVGGD, encoded by the coding sequence TTGAGCCGTCCGAGAATCCTGGCCATGGTGATGGCCGGCGGGGAAGGACGCCGCCTCTACCCCTTGACGGCCGAGCGCTCCAAGCCCGCCGTCCCGTTCGGCGGGCGCTACCGGATCGTCGACTTCGTCCTGAGCAATCTGGTCAATTCCGGAATTCACGCCGTTTATCTGCTGGTCCAGTATAAATCCCAGTCGCTGATCGAGCACGTCCGCCGGTCATGGATCCTCTCGCCCATGCTGCCCGATCATTTCGTCACGGTGGTGCCGCCCCAGATGCGGACCGGGCCGGAATGGTTTCAGGGAACGGCCGACGCGGTCTACCAGAACATCAACCTCTTCGACCGGCACCATCCCGACTTCGTGGCCGTTTTCGGGGCGGACCATATATACCGGATGGACGTCCGTCAGATGGCCGAGTTTCACCTCGAGCGGAACGCCGACGTGACCGTGGCCGCCTTGCCCGTTCCGCTCGGGCAGGCCTCCTCGTTCGGGATCATTTCGGCCGATGAGGACGGCCGGATCCGGGGCTTCGACGAAAAGCCGGAGCATCCCGCGGCCATGCCGGGCGACCCGACGCGCGCGTACGCGTCCATGGGAAATTACCTGTTCACCACGAACATGCTCACCGCCGCGTTGAATGAGGCCCACAGGCAGGGCGAGCGCGATTTCGGACGGCACGTCATCCCGCGTCTGAGCAAAACCCACCGGGTGTTTGCCTATGATTTTTTCAGCAACCAAATTCCCGGCCTCTATCCCTACGAGGAAAAGGGGTACTGGCGCGACGTGGGGAGCATCGGGGCCTATTACGCCGCCCACCGGGACCTCCTGGGGACCCAGGCCAAGTTTGAAACCTTCAATACCCAGTGGCCCATTTATTCCAGCAATTATCAAGGACCGGTGGCCAAGGTCATCCGGGGCGAGATCGAGAACAGCAGTCTGGGGGCCGGAACGGTGGTGAACGGCGCCACCGTGCGCAATTCGATCGTCCGACGGGAGGTGTGGCTTGAGGAGGACGTGGTGGTCGAGGATTCGATCGTCATGGACTACGTCAGCATTCGACGGGGGGCCCGCCTGCGCCGGGCGATCGTCGACCGTTACAACGTCCTCGATGCCGGCATGCGTCTGGGATACGACCCGGAGGAGGACCGCTCACGGCACCATCTCGATGCTTCCGGCATCGTGGTCGTCCGCAGGGGGGTCGGCGGGGATTGA
- a CDS encoding ABC transporter permease: MKVNLRLWFSLFCAEAVRALARHKMRTGLTALGVMVGVSAVIWVVAIGRAGTERTEAELQTLGNNLVWVEAGSRNINGVRNGTHGTNTLTPEDAEAIRREMPLITGVSENVDGSLQVVYGNRNWNTRYRGVSPEYVDVKRWPVAEGSFFTHDQVKHIESVVVIGETVRRELFGASDPIGRIIRMQGSLFKVIGVLAPKGATAWGYDQDDAVILPWTTAQKKIEGRGFTWLDDILCSAASREDVVPAIGAVTALIRQRHHIRPGEADDFNIRRPDEVINAQIRQSRTLQLLLISVGSISLLVGGIGIMNVMLASVAQRTTEIGVRIAVGATPRAVQLQFLGEAVMLSLFGGVTGVLLSLVGDFFIERMLGWPLSTSPLAALLAVLFAVSVGVSFGYYPAWKASRLDPITALRNE; the protein is encoded by the coding sequence ATGAAAGTAAACTTGCGACTTTGGTTCAGTCTCTTCTGCGCGGAGGCCGTTCGGGCGCTCGCCCGCCACAAAATGCGGACGGGGCTGACCGCGCTCGGCGTGATGGTCGGCGTGTCCGCCGTGATCTGGGTGGTGGCCATCGGCCGGGCCGGCACGGAGCGCACGGAAGCGGAGTTGCAAACGCTCGGCAACAACCTGGTCTGGGTCGAGGCGGGCTCCCGCAACATCAACGGGGTGCGCAACGGCACCCACGGAACAAACACCCTCACGCCCGAGGACGCGGAAGCCATCCGACGCGAGATGCCGCTCATCACGGGCGTGTCCGAGAACGTCGACGGCAGCCTGCAGGTCGTCTACGGCAACCGCAACTGGAACACCCGCTATCGCGGCGTCTCCCCCGAGTATGTGGACGTCAAGCGCTGGCCGGTCGCGGAAGGCTCGTTCTTCACGCACGACCAGGTGAAGCATATCGAAAGCGTCGTGGTGATCGGCGAGACCGTGCGCCGGGAGCTGTTCGGCGCGTCGGATCCGATCGGACGAATCATCCGCATGCAGGGCTCCTTGTTCAAGGTCATCGGCGTTCTGGCGCCGAAGGGCGCGACGGCCTGGGGCTATGACCAGGACGACGCCGTCATCCTGCCCTGGACGACCGCGCAAAAGAAGATCGAGGGCCGGGGCTTCACGTGGCTCGACGATATTCTGTGCTCCGCGGCCTCCCGGGAAGACGTCGTCCCGGCGATCGGGGCCGTTACGGCGTTGATCCGCCAACGGCACCACATTCGCCCCGGCGAGGCGGATGATTTCAACATCCGCCGCCCGGATGAAGTGATCAACGCGCAGATCCGGCAGAGCCGGACGCTGCAGCTGCTGCTGATCAGCGTGGGTTCGATTTCGCTGCTCGTGGGCGGCATCGGGATCATGAACGTGATGCTGGCCTCCGTGGCGCAGCGGACCACGGAGATCGGCGTGCGCATCGCCGTGGGCGCGACGCCGCGGGCCGTCCAGCTTCAGTTCCTCGGCGAGGCCGTGATGCTGAGCCTCTTCGGCGGCGTCACGGGCGTCCTTCTCAGCCTCGTCGGCGATTTCTTCATCGAGAGGATGCTCGGCTGGCCCTTGTCCACGTCTCCGCTGGCGGCCCTGCTGGCCGTTCTGTTCGCCGTTTCCGTGGGCGTCTCCTTCGGCTACTATCCGGCGTGGAAGGCCTCGCGGCTCGACCCGATCACGGCGCTGCGTAACGAGTAA
- a CDS encoding patatin-like phospholipase family protein, which yields MPFGSEGVEAGIGLALSGGGFRAALFHCGALWRLNELGYLPKLNRVSSVSGGSITSGVLACQWTALRFAGGVADNFVREVANPLRQFCGRSIDGPSIVKGMLRPGKRVSDAVEAKYRRYLFGDKTLQDLPAKDAPLFIFNATNLATGVDFRFSRFYAGDYRIGLIKNPSFRVSLAVAASSAFPPYLSPVVVDADPASFTKTEGADLYDEAAYRRRLVLTDGGVYDNLGLETVWNRCQTLLVSDAGMPFETGAGPRTNWYGQTLRTFDITANQARSLRKRALAYEYQFGYRNGAYWGIHTEFKGYNFPGGLLVSAEVMKELAKIRTRLNPFTEEEQCRLINWGYAVCDLRMRRYLVKDSPHLPKWPYPKQAMG from the coding sequence ATGCCGTTCGGGAGTGAAGGTGTCGAAGCGGGGATCGGCCTGGCTCTTTCGGGAGGAGGCTTTCGCGCGGCCCTTTTTCACTGCGGGGCGCTCTGGCGCCTGAACGAACTGGGCTATCTGCCGAAGCTGAACCGGGTCTCGAGCGTATCGGGGGGCTCGATCACGTCCGGCGTGCTGGCCTGTCAATGGACCGCGCTGCGCTTTGCCGGCGGCGTCGCCGACAACTTCGTCAGGGAGGTGGCGAATCCTCTACGGCAGTTTTGCGGCCGTTCCATCGACGGCCCTTCCATTGTGAAAGGGATGCTAAGGCCCGGGAAGCGTGTGAGCGACGCGGTCGAGGCAAAGTATCGGAGGTATCTTTTCGGGGATAAAACACTGCAGGATCTTCCCGCGAAAGATGCCCCGTTGTTTATATTCAATGCCACGAACCTGGCCACGGGCGTGGACTTCCGGTTCTCCCGATTCTACGCGGGGGACTACCGGATCGGACTGATCAAAAATCCCTCCTTCCGCGTCTCGCTCGCGGTGGCCGCCTCGAGCGCCTTCCCGCCCTATCTCTCGCCCGTGGTCGTGGATGCGGATCCCGCAAGCTTCACAAAGACCGAGGGGGCCGACCTCTACGACGAGGCCGCCTACCGGCGGCGTCTCGTTCTCACCGACGGCGGGGTCTACGACAACCTCGGTCTTGAAACCGTCTGGAACCGTTGCCAGACGCTTCTCGTGAGCGATGCGGGCATGCCTTTTGAGACCGGCGCCGGTCCGAGGACGAACTGGTACGGTCAAACCCTTCGGACCTTCGATATCACGGCCAACCAGGCCCGATCGCTCCGGAAGCGCGCGCTGGCCTATGAATACCAGTTCGGCTACCGCAACGGCGCCTATTGGGGGATCCATACGGAATTCAAGGGATACAACTTTCCGGGCGGTCTCCTCGTCTCCGCGGAAGTCATGAAGGAACTGGCGAAGATTCGCACCCGGCTGAACCCCTTCACCGAGGAGGAGCAATGCCGCCTCATCAATTGGGGGTATGCGGTTTGCGACCTCCGAATGAGACGCTATCTTGTCAAAGACTCGCCCCACCTGCCGAAATGGCCCTATCCCAAACAGGCCATGGGATGA
- a CDS encoding CBS domain-containing protein, whose amino-acid sequence MKRIPVSELMTPNPVTIAHDETVGRAIEVMSRYEIRRLPITRDGKLVGILSDRDLRQLGGRPSLKLPKDDRDDAYLRLPVEEAMTLNVITIRENHTVQDAIALMMKHKISGLPVVDRDAALVGILSEQDVLKFCLSLLERETEQ is encoded by the coding sequence ATGAAGCGCATACCCGTCAGCGAATTAATGACGCCCAACCCCGTCACGATCGCGCATGATGAGACCGTGGGAAGGGCGATCGAGGTCATGTCCCGCTACGAAATCCGCCGTCTGCCGATCACCCGGGACGGCAAGCTGGTCGGAATCCTCTCCGACCGCGACCTGCGGCAGCTGGGCGGCCGGCCCAGCCTCAAGCTACCCAAGGACGACCGGGATGACGCCTATCTCCGGTTGCCGGTCGAAGAGGCGATGACGTTGAACGTCATCACCATCCGCGAGAATCACACCGTGCAGGACGCGATCGCGTTGATGATGAAGCACAAGATCAGCGGCCTGCCGGTCGTGGATCGGGACGCGGCGCTGGTAGGCATCCTCTCCGAACAGGACGTGCTTAAATTTTGCCTCAGCCTTCTCGAACGGGAAACGGAACAATAA
- a CDS encoding tetratricopeptide repeat protein: MSAAKVRVGVFLLAVALLICCSCSSRSGPRLPESPAGRMAIPAPEGYANRSAAARNEDGMDHLLREHWEKAAADFRRALEADPDFAAAHFNLALALDREGKREEAAEQFKQALRLAPADARIRENEVLKKDLQ; encoded by the coding sequence ATGAGCGCCGCAAAGGTCCGTGTCGGGGTTTTTCTGCTGGCGGTCGCCCTCCTGATCTGTTGCTCCTGCTCCAGCCGGTCCGGGCCGAGGCTGCCGGAGAGCCCGGCGGGCCGGATGGCGATTCCAGCGCCCGAGGGCTACGCGAACCGCTCGGCCGCGGCCCGAAACGAGGACGGGATGGATCACCTGCTTCGCGAGCATTGGGAAAAGGCGGCCGCCGATTTCCGTCGCGCGCTGGAGGCCGATCCGGATTTTGCCGCGGCCCATTTCAATCTCGCGCTGGCCCTGGACCGGGAAGGAAAACGGGAGGAGGCCGCGGAGCAGTTCAAGCAGGCGCTCCGGCTGGCCCCCGCCGATGCTCGAATCCGCGAAAATGAAGTTCTGAAGAAGGATCTCCAATAG